One window of Atribacter laminatus genomic DNA carries:
- a CDS encoding DUF5317 family protein → MLADFVLIGIIVGFISHGNFRNLKQANIPYLWLIVLGFVVKFIGPYFSESSFQWFNIIGMIIVFIGTLFSYKSYGMKIVSVGAFLNILVIVFNRGMMPVWLPMVQRLQLNDLAAHLESGLYLDYTLLKASTRLPFLGDTLPYYSIIMRRPFVISIGDYLLGIGLIAFIIFYMRKEYPS, encoded by the coding sequence TTGCTGGCTGATTTTGTTTTAATTGGTATCATCGTAGGTTTTATCAGTCATGGAAACTTCCGTAATCTAAAGCAAGCCAACATTCCTTATTTATGGCTTATTGTATTGGGCTTTGTTGTGAAGTTTATTGGCCCGTATTTCTCCGAATCATCTTTTCAATGGTTCAATATTATTGGTATGATTATTGTTTTTATTGGGACCCTTTTTAGTTATAAATCTTATGGAATGAAAATTGTCTCAGTTGGGGCATTTCTCAATATCCTGGTTATTGTTTTTAATCGAGGGATGATGCCGGTTTGGCTTCCAATGGTTCAAAGACTTCAACTCAATGATTTAGCAGCTCATTTAGAAAGTGGCCTTTATCTCGATTATACTCTCCTCAAAGCGTCTACCCGACTTCCTTTTTTGGGTGATACTCTTCCCTATTATTCGATTATCATGCGCCGCCCTTTTGTAATCAGTATTGGTGATTATTTATTAGGCATTGGTTTAATAGCTTTCATCATATTTTATATGAGAAAGGAATATCCCAGTTAA
- a CDS encoding HD-GYP domain-containing protein, with protein sequence MKSDKKKQLLNLYIYSVIICGIALFLYSLLTTNFSHFPLAKIITFLVLIIVTEALPIHLSPHTSISVSFAIIYAFILLTNPYLVMIVTFIGNVIIYMKTGWQKSLFNGAQFAISAFLSGYVFQLLGGYSYTWNQLTFYIAIVISILVFFLSNAFLVVMVISLSTGIPIPVLWKKDVNGILLQYFGLFPYSLLLYLIYLRIGYVGLFLFLFPLMIARYSFKLYVETKKVHLELLRALTAALDAKDPYTQGHSDRVAKVSLAIAEKLNLSDKKRETIEYAALLHDVGKIGIEDAILRKPGPLTEGEYIIVKQHPVIGFDIVSKVDFLKEIAGLIRSHHERCNGSGYPDGKKQTDLPIESLILAVADVFEALTSDRPYRKAYSVEEALTIMENEGNQYYDMKVINALKEILQEGFEVAG encoded by the coding sequence ATGAAGTCCGATAAAAAGAAGCAACTATTAAATTTATATATTTATTCAGTTATTATTTGTGGTATTGCATTATTTTTATACTCACTTTTAACCACTAATTTTAGTCATTTTCCTCTTGCTAAGATCATCACCTTCCTGGTATTAATAATAGTTACCGAAGCTTTACCGATTCATCTTTCTCCCCATACATCAATATCGGTTAGTTTCGCTATAATTTATGCTTTTATTTTACTAACCAACCCTTATTTGGTAATGATTGTTACCTTTATTGGAAATGTTATCATTTATATGAAAACAGGTTGGCAAAAAAGTCTCTTTAATGGAGCTCAATTTGCTATATCAGCTTTTCTTTCTGGGTATGTTTTTCAACTCCTTGGGGGTTATTCTTATACTTGGAATCAGCTTACTTTTTATATAGCCATTGTCATTTCCATATTAGTTTTTTTCCTAAGCAATGCTTTCTTGGTCGTCATGGTCATTTCTTTAAGTACTGGCATACCGATTCCGGTTTTATGGAAAAAAGATGTCAATGGAATCCTCCTACAGTATTTTGGACTTTTCCCTTATTCGCTGTTGCTTTACTTGATATATTTACGAATTGGTTACGTGGGATTATTTTTATTCTTATTTCCTCTGATGATAGCTAGATACTCATTTAAACTTTATGTTGAAACCAAAAAAGTCCATCTTGAATTATTACGGGCTCTCACTGCAGCGCTGGATGCTAAGGATCCATACACTCAAGGTCATTCTGATCGAGTAGCAAAAGTTTCACTGGCGATTGCTGAAAAACTAAATCTATCGGATAAAAAGCGTGAAACGATTGAATACGCAGCCTTGCTTCATGATGTTGGGAAAATTGGAATTGAAGACGCAATTTTAAGAAAGCCTGGTCCTCTTACTGAAGGAGAGTATATCATTGTTAAACAGCATCCGGTTATAGGTTTTGATATAGTTTCCAAAGTCGACTTTTTAAAGGAGATCGCCGGTTTAATTCGATCTCACCATGAGAGATGTAATGGAAGTGGCTATCCCGATGGAAAGAAGCAGACTGACCTTCCTATTGAATCTCTTATATTGGCTGTGGCTGATGTTTTTGAAGCTTTAACTTCCGACCGGCCCTATCGTAAAGCGTATTCAGTAGAAGAAGCCTTAACTATCATGGAAAATGAAGGAAACCAGTATTATGATATGAAGGTCATAAATGCTCTAAAAGAGATTTTGCAGGAGGGCTTTGAAGTTGCTGGCTGA
- the hpf gene encoding ribosome hibernation-promoting factor, HPF/YfiA family — protein MEVVVRGKNIGVDDLMRDYVTKKLSKLDKFFHKLIDATVVFSLVRGRIKSEVTMTASGIVLRAEGEGPDWRTSFETVDDKLERQVKRYKEKLARRGALKSGEALSAIEINEILPQIESEEKIPGKLVRTKEFILRPMTVEDAILQMELLSHSFFVYKDMDNNKVQILYKRNDGDYGLIDPVY, from the coding sequence ATGGAAGTGGTGGTTCGAGGAAAAAATATCGGTGTCGACGACCTCATGAGAGATTATGTGACCAAAAAGTTGTCAAAACTTGATAAGTTTTTCCATAAGCTTATCGATGCAACTGTTGTTTTCAGTTTGGTACGAGGACGAATTAAAAGTGAAGTTACTATGACAGCAAGTGGGATTGTTCTTCGAGCCGAAGGAGAAGGTCCCGATTGGAGGACATCTTTCGAAACTGTCGATGATAAATTGGAAAGACAGGTAAAACGTTATAAAGAAAAATTGGCTCGCCGAGGTGCTTTGAAATCAGGAGAAGCTCTTTCGGCTATCGAAATCAATGAGATTCTTCCTCAAATTGAGAGCGAAGAAAAAATTCCTGGCAAGTTGGTGCGTACTAAAGAATTTATACTTCGTCCTATGACAGTTGAAGATGCCATTTTACAAATGGAACTTCTCAGCCATTCTTTTTTCGTGTATAAAGATATGGATAATAATAAAGTTCAAATTCTCTATAAAAGAAATGATGGAGACTACGGCTTAATTGATCCTGTGTATTAA
- a CDS encoding 1-phosphofructokinase family hexose kinase: MILVVCANPALDRLLVLTELNLDGVNRASQVEVTVAGKGINVARAIRTMGFDSHLYLFLGGDNGIKVANGLSKEYLPFDAWPTLGETRLTTVIHEEKMNRHTVVNEIGPLVPFGSSLTLIHSIEKQLKPDDYLILSGSLPRGVRRDFYSALIYIAQQKKAYSVLDSSGLPFSLALNSIPFLIKPNVKEAEEALGFAILSLDDKIKAVHCFQKLKIPLIILSDGPKGLVVGYHDEVFIVKADNTLRGGGFSIGSGDTLVGGVVAQLSQQADVQDAILFGTACGLANTFCSGAGVFNLDMAHQFMEHIFIEKYYSSKRR, from the coding sequence GTGATTTTGGTGGTTTGTGCCAATCCAGCCCTTGATCGACTACTCGTTTTAACCGAACTCAATTTAGATGGAGTGAATCGAGCTTCCCAGGTTGAAGTAACGGTTGCTGGAAAGGGAATTAATGTTGCTCGAGCAATACGGACAATGGGTTTTGATAGCCATCTCTATCTATTTCTTGGCGGTGATAATGGAATCAAAGTAGCGAACGGTTTATCCAAAGAGTATCTTCCTTTTGATGCTTGGCCAACTCTTGGAGAAACTCGTCTAACCACAGTTATTCACGAAGAAAAAATGAATCGACATACGGTTGTTAACGAGATTGGCCCTCTGGTTCCTTTTGGTTCATCACTCACTTTAATCCATAGCATTGAAAAACAACTCAAGCCGGATGATTATCTCATCTTATCTGGTTCACTCCCAAGAGGAGTAAGAAGAGATTTCTATTCGGCTCTCATCTATATTGCCCAGCAAAAAAAAGCTTATTCGGTTCTTGATAGCTCTGGTTTGCCTTTTTCTTTAGCTCTCAATTCAATTCCTTTTTTAATTAAACCTAATGTAAAGGAAGCCGAAGAAGCATTAGGATTTGCTATTCTATCATTGGATGATAAAATAAAAGCAGTACATTGTTTCCAAAAACTGAAGATTCCCTTAATTATTTTATCCGACGGGCCAAAAGGATTAGTAGTTGGATATCATGATGAAGTTTTTATTGTAAAAGCCGATAATACTTTAAGGGGTGGAGGATTTTCTATTGGATCGGGAGATACCTTAGTTGGAGGAGTCGTAGCTCAACTTTCTCAACAAGCTGATGTACAGGATGCCATTCTATTTGGAACCGCCTGCGGGCTTGCCAATACCTTTTGTTCAGGAGCGGGGGTGTTTAACCTGGATATGGCACACCAGTTTATGGAGCACATTTTCATTGAAAAATATTACTCATCTAAAAGGAGGTAG
- a CDS encoding carbohydrate kinase: protein MRQLDKKAICLGELLIDFVSTLNGVTLRDAPGFEKAPGGAPANVAVGLSKLGIETYFIGKIGKDAFGDFLRMTLDKNGVKTDYLTSTTKAKTTLAFVSLTEEGERDFVFYRDPGADMLLDQSDIIDSIFSGSGVFHFGSITMTHEPSNSATFKAIQLARKYGYLVSFDPNLRPALWKTLDEAREKMRLGIELSDVVKLNEEEAMFIAEANTIEEAIQYLQRSYNLALVIITLGKEGSILIHQEKSLRVEGFPVHAVDTTGAGDGFVAGLISSLYMFWNDLRERKPIPDDTLRYAGRRANAVGALTTLKKGAIPALPTQEEVEIFIEENPL, encoded by the coding sequence GTGAGGCAATTGGATAAAAAAGCCATTTGTTTAGGGGAACTCTTAATTGATTTTGTTTCTACCTTAAATGGTGTAACCTTAAGGGATGCACCAGGTTTTGAAAAAGCACCAGGGGGTGCCCCTGCTAATGTGGCAGTGGGTTTATCAAAATTAGGCATTGAAACCTATTTTATTGGAAAAATTGGTAAAGATGCCTTTGGCGATTTTTTAAGAATGACTTTAGATAAAAATGGCGTGAAAACCGATTATTTAACTTCAACGACTAAGGCGAAAACGACTTTAGCCTTTGTTTCTTTAACTGAAGAGGGTGAAAGGGATTTTGTTTTTTACCGAGACCCAGGGGCAGACATGCTTTTGGATCAGTCGGATATTATAGATTCGATTTTTTCTGGAAGCGGTGTTTTTCATTTTGGATCAATTACCATGACTCATGAACCATCCAATAGTGCGACTTTTAAAGCTATTCAATTAGCTCGTAAATACGGATATTTAGTATCTTTTGATCCGAATTTACGGCCAGCCTTATGGAAAACATTGGATGAAGCCCGGGAAAAAATGCGGCTTGGTATAGAACTATCTGATGTTGTAAAATTGAACGAAGAAGAAGCGATGTTTATTGCTGAAGCCAATACTATTGAAGAAGCTATTCAATATTTACAACGTAGCTATAATCTAGCACTGGTAATTATAACCTTGGGGAAAGAAGGTTCTATTCTTATTCACCAAGAGAAATCACTTCGCGTAGAAGGCTTTCCGGTTCATGCTGTTGATACTACTGGAGCTGGAGATGGCTTTGTAGCCGGATTGATCAGTTCTCTTTATATGTTTTGGAATGACCTGAGAGAAAGGAAACCCATTCCTGATGATACGCTTCGTTATGCAGGTCGTCGTGCCAATGCTGTAGGAGCTCTAACGACTTTGAAAAAGGGAGCAATTCCAGCTCTTCCAACTCAAGAAGAAGTTGAAATTTTTATTGAGGAGAATCCTTTGTGA
- the xylB gene encoding xylulokinase yields the protein MDYFLGIDVGTTGCKAILIDENGELIAKGVEEYPLYTPRPNWAEQDPSDWWQGTQQAIKKTLDSVSIDRKAIVGIGLTGQMHGSVFLDNKGEVIRPAILWCDQRTAKECEEITQIVGREKIMRINGNPVLAGFTAPKIYWLKNNEPGHYKRIDKILLPKDYIRFCLTGEFATDVSDASGTSLFDVPRRQWSDEIIADLKLDRNWFPECYESPEITGYLKKEITQLFGMNDQVIVVAGGGDNAAGAIGTGIVKSGLVSASIGTSGVVFAFSDEVKIDMKGRVHTFCHAVPGKWHVMGVMLAAGGSFRWLRDVLGTEEKNLAALLEKDAYEILTEEAAQVEPGGEGLVFLPYLTGERTPHADPYARGVFFGLTLKHRKNEMVRAVMEGVTFGMRDSFEIIREMGIPIEEFMAIGGGAKSPLWRKIQADIYQVPLYQVQIDEGPAFGAALLAAVGKGVFSNVEQACQKAVKVTDKVYPDSQKGIRYNEIYQIYKDLYPALKPFYKRISDISW from the coding sequence GTGGATTATTTTCTGGGAATTGATGTCGGGACAACCGGATGTAAAGCAATTTTAATTGACGAAAATGGTGAGCTCATTGCAAAGGGTGTAGAAGAATACCCCCTTTATACTCCACGTCCCAACTGGGCGGAGCAAGATCCTTCTGATTGGTGGCAGGGAACCCAACAAGCTATCAAAAAAACCCTTGATTCGGTTTCCATTGATCGAAAGGCTATTGTTGGTATTGGTTTGACTGGTCAGATGCATGGGTCAGTTTTCCTCGATAACAAAGGAGAAGTAATTCGTCCAGCTATACTTTGGTGTGATCAAAGAACCGCTAAGGAATGTGAAGAAATAACTCAAATCGTTGGTCGAGAAAAAATAATGCGGATCAACGGGAATCCGGTTTTAGCTGGTTTTACGGCGCCTAAAATTTATTGGTTGAAAAATAACGAGCCAGGACATTATAAACGTATTGATAAAATTTTGCTTCCCAAAGACTATATACGATTTTGTCTGACCGGAGAATTCGCAACTGATGTATCTGATGCATCAGGCACTTCGTTATTCGATGTGCCTCGTCGACAATGGTCAGATGAAATCATTGCTGACCTCAAGCTCGATCGAAATTGGTTTCCAGAATGTTATGAGTCGCCGGAAATAACCGGTTATTTAAAAAAAGAGATTACTCAATTATTTGGAATGAATGACCAAGTCATTGTTGTTGCCGGGGGAGGGGATAATGCAGCTGGAGCTATAGGAACTGGTATTGTCAAGTCCGGCTTAGTATCCGCGAGTATTGGTACTTCAGGTGTGGTTTTTGCTTTTAGTGATGAAGTTAAAATTGATATGAAAGGTCGTGTTCACACCTTTTGTCATGCGGTTCCGGGTAAATGGCACGTTATGGGTGTTATGTTGGCGGCTGGCGGATCTTTTCGTTGGCTTCGTGATGTTCTTGGAACCGAGGAAAAAAACCTAGCAGCATTACTCGAAAAAGATGCCTATGAGATTTTAACCGAAGAGGCAGCTCAGGTTGAACCGGGTGGTGAAGGTCTGGTTTTTTTACCCTATCTAACCGGCGAAAGAACACCCCATGCCGATCCCTATGCTCGGGGAGTGTTTTTTGGTTTAACCCTGAAACATCGAAAGAATGAGATGGTGCGGGCAGTTATGGAAGGCGTTACCTTTGGTATGAGAGATTCCTTTGAGATCATTCGGGAAATGGGCATTCCTATCGAGGAATTCATGGCCATTGGCGGGGGTGCCAAAAGCCCCTTATGGAGAAAAATTCAAGCTGACATATATCAAGTTCCTTTATATCAAGTTCAAATTGATGAAGGACCTGCATTCGGTGCAGCTTTATTGGCTGCGGTCGGAAAGGGAGTTTTTTCTAATGTTGAACAAGCTTGCCAAAAGGCCGTGAAAGTGACGGATAAAGTCTACCCTGATTCCCAAAAAGGGATTCGATATAATGAAATATATCAAATATATAAAGACTTGTATCCAGCTTTAAAGCCATTCTACAAGCGGATTTCCGATATTTCTTGGTAA
- a CDS encoding dihydrolipoamide acetyltransferase family protein, which yields MAEKIIMPKLGLTMEEGIINKWLVKEGDQVEKGDALFEVATDKVNMEVESTANGVVLKIIAGEGETIPITQTVAYVGKPGEVIEEKEEVVPTPQETKKESVTVPTEETKATADTEAAKERIKASPLARRLADEYGLDLSKIEGTGPGGRIVKEDIENAYQQKKTVTPQKAEILKTEPAIKTKGTVTPSEELPKEIIPLSRMRKIIAERMHSSMINKPHFYLQMEVLADELVKLRGRMLPLIEKTTGLRISYNDILIKIIAQSLEKFPTINAYFLDNGIQMNSAINIGVAVALEDGLIVPVVKNANLKGLSQIVVETNDLSKRARESKLLPEEITGGTFTISNLGMYGVDSFNAIINAPESAILACGAIKKRPYVDGENIIVASLMNLTLSGDHRIVDGAVAAQFMQYLKNLIEEPLGLIV from the coding sequence ATGGCGGAAAAAATAATTATGCCCAAATTGGGCTTAACCATGGAAGAGGGAATTATTAACAAGTGGCTGGTTAAAGAGGGAGATCAGGTTGAGAAGGGTGACGCCCTATTTGAAGTCGCAACTGATAAAGTGAATATGGAAGTTGAATCAACTGCGAACGGAGTTGTTTTAAAGATTATAGCTGGTGAAGGAGAAACCATTCCAATTACTCAAACAGTCGCTTATGTCGGAAAGCCAGGGGAAGTTATAGAAGAAAAAGAAGAGGTTGTCCCAACTCCCCAGGAAACCAAAAAGGAATCGGTAACAGTGCCAACAGAAGAAACGAAAGCCACCGCAGACACCGAAGCTGCAAAAGAACGGATTAAAGCCTCACCTCTTGCTCGTCGATTAGCGGATGAGTATGGTCTTGATCTATCAAAGATAGAAGGCACTGGTCCTGGTGGAAGAATCGTTAAAGAGGACATTGAAAATGCCTATCAGCAAAAGAAAACCGTTACTCCTCAAAAAGCAGAAATACTAAAAACTGAGCCTGCTATCAAGACAAAAGGAACGGTAACACCAAGCGAAGAGTTGCCGAAAGAAATTATTCCTTTATCCCGTATGAGAAAAATTATTGCGGAAAGAATGCATAGTAGTATGATAAATAAACCTCATTTTTACTTACAAATGGAAGTTTTAGCTGATGAATTGGTTAAATTAAGAGGAAGGATGTTGCCTCTTATTGAAAAAACCACCGGACTTCGAATCTCCTACAATGATATTTTGATAAAAATTATTGCCCAGAGTTTAGAGAAATTTCCAACCATCAATGCTTACTTTCTCGATAATGGAATCCAGATGAACTCAGCTATCAATATTGGAGTAGCCGTAGCTTTGGAGGATGGTTTGATCGTTCCAGTAGTTAAAAATGCCAACTTGAAGGGGCTATCACAAATTGTAGTTGAGACTAATGATTTATCAAAAAGAGCTCGTGAATCAAAGTTACTCCCCGAAGAAATAACCGGAGGTACCTTTACAATATCAAATTTGGGTATGTATGGAGTTGATTCATTTAATGCTATTATTAACGCACCGGAATCGGCTATTTTAGCCTGTGGTGCAATTAAAAAGCGTCCCTATGTTGATGGAGAGAATATTATAGTAGCTTCTTTGATGAACTTAACTTTATCTGGAGATCACCGGATCGTAGATGGGGCGGTCGCAGCCCAGTTTATGCAATATTTAAAAAATCTCATTGAAGAACCTTTAGGATTAATCGTATAA
- a CDS encoding NAD(+)/NADH kinase has translation MVVNPVAGKDIRRLVAHGSVFGNREKINYTIRILLGFDQITTGPIKLIYMPDPYELVETVIDEVGKSLKNIEFEKAPIPVFGDEADTIHFTQFIAKKPKFAALVVLGGDGTNRLVARYSRKIPLFSISAGTNNVFADNIEPTILGMALGYFMNGWVEEKQVLEQKKILRIFQNNTEKGVALVDVVLLDKKEIGARAVWDSSLVKLVVVTQTDSMKTGLSTIVDRVIKISSQDSYGGYVFPDRSGRMVGVPIAPGLVQKIGVGEWGYLQENQSFPINHTDGIIALDGERELPVRTGENWTVLLDRNGPVKASIKQIMEQVR, from the coding sequence TTGGTTGTTAATCCGGTAGCCGGGAAAGATATACGAAGATTAGTTGCCCATGGATCAGTATTTGGGAATCGGGAAAAGATAAATTATACTATTCGAATTCTTTTGGGATTTGACCAAATAACCACTGGACCAATAAAGTTAATTTATATGCCCGATCCTTATGAACTGGTTGAAACAGTCATTGATGAAGTCGGGAAATCTTTAAAAAACATTGAGTTTGAGAAAGCACCAATACCCGTTTTTGGAGATGAAGCTGATACAATTCATTTTACCCAATTTATTGCCAAAAAACCCAAGTTTGCGGCTTTAGTTGTTTTGGGTGGAGATGGAACGAATCGGCTAGTAGCCCGATATAGCCGAAAAATCCCTCTTTTTTCAATATCTGCCGGGACAAATAATGTTTTTGCTGATAATATTGAACCGACAATATTGGGGATGGCACTTGGATATTTTATGAACGGATGGGTGGAAGAGAAACAGGTTTTAGAGCAGAAAAAAATATTACGAATTTTTCAAAATAATACTGAAAAAGGTGTAGCTTTGGTGGATGTGGTTTTACTAGATAAAAAGGAAATTGGTGCTCGAGCGGTATGGGATTCATCGTTAGTGAAATTAGTTGTGGTTACTCAAACCGATTCCATGAAAACTGGCTTAAGCACCATTGTTGATCGTGTAATAAAAATTTCATCCCAGGATTCTTATGGAGGGTATGTTTTCCCCGATCGCAGCGGTCGAATGGTTGGAGTGCCGATTGCTCCTGGTTTAGTGCAAAAAATTGGTGTTGGTGAGTGGGGATACCTTCAGGAAAATCAATCATTCCCAATTAATCATACTGATGGGATTATTGCTCTCGATGGTGAAAGAGAACTGCCGGTTCGTACAGGGGAAAATTGGACGGTACTATTGGATAGAAATGGTCCGGTAAAAGCGAGCATCAAGCAAATAATGGAACAAGTACGATAA
- a CDS encoding SDR family NAD(P)-dependent oxidoreductase — translation METQPLKGKIAFITGSASGIGQGIALRFAKEGAHIACCDLNLEGAEKTAQEIKSLGQQALAIQLDVVKSKNVESAVRQVHDHFGKIDILVNSAGIIKANFITDVPESIWDAIIDVDLKGTFLCIKEVAKYMVEQKSGKIINISSKSGKKGGLWLAAYSSAKFGVVGLTQSVATDLAPFHINVNAICPGNVFSTPMWDLLDKEYSVKLGVPPEQVRKIYVEKVPLGRGCTVEDITNLAVFLASTQSDYMTGQAINLTGGQEVH, via the coding sequence ATGGAAACCCAACCCTTGAAAGGAAAAATTGCATTTATCACTGGTTCTGCTTCGGGAATAGGGCAGGGAATTGCTCTCCGCTTTGCAAAAGAAGGAGCACATATCGCCTGTTGCGATTTAAATTTAGAAGGTGCAGAGAAAACAGCTCAAGAAATCAAATCTCTTGGACAGCAAGCATTAGCGATTCAATTAGATGTTGTGAAGAGTAAAAATGTAGAAAGCGCTGTTCGTCAGGTTCATGACCATTTTGGAAAAATCGATATCCTGGTGAATTCAGCTGGGATTATTAAAGCCAACTTTATAACCGACGTTCCCGAATCAATCTGGGATGCGATTATCGATGTTGACCTCAAGGGAACCTTTCTCTGTATCAAGGAAGTTGCTAAATATATGGTTGAACAAAAAAGTGGAAAAATTATCAATATTAGTTCTAAATCAGGGAAGAAAGGCGGCTTGTGGCTGGCTGCTTATAGTTCAGCGAAATTTGGTGTTGTAGGACTTACCCAAAGCGTTGCAACCGACCTCGCCCCTTTCCATATCAATGTCAATGCCATTTGTCCTGGTAATGTGTTTTCAACCCCAATGTGGGATTTATTGGATAAAGAATATTCAGTAAAATTAGGAGTTCCTCCTGAGCAGGTCCGAAAAATTTATGTTGAAAAAGTACCCTTAGGAAGAGGTTGTACCGTTGAAGATATAACAAATCTTGCGGTATTTCTTGCATCCACACAGTCCGACTATATGACCGGTCAAGCAATAAACTTAACCGGTGGACAGGAGGTCCACTGA
- a CDS encoding zinc-dependent dehydrogenase encodes MKAAHFLGPGQMEVREVPKPKIGDGEVLLKVAACAICGTDVRIFQFGHPKVKPPHITGHEISAEIVEVGKGVEGYKVGDKVSVITVISCGRCHYCRRGLQNLCPEQEYIGYHFPGGFAEYLKIPKAGVDKGNLLVLPPDMDLLEASLVEPLSCAVNGQSYLNIGFGETVLVIGSGPIGCMHVELAKNQGAGKIIIADISGERLDLAKRVQADYYINSAEKNLKDEVLTKTDGLGADVIIVAASSGAAQEQALEMIAPQGRISLFGGLPKDKPTIQFNSNTVHYKEVGVFGVFASHASQYEEAAKLIYSKRINAKGLITHVVPLEKVVEGIQLVKEGKALKAVVSFL; translated from the coding sequence ATGAAAGCTGCGCATTTTCTCGGACCTGGTCAGATGGAAGTTCGTGAAGTCCCAAAGCCAAAAATTGGTGACGGCGAAGTGTTATTAAAGGTAGCTGCCTGTGCTATCTGTGGAACCGATGTCCGTATTTTCCAATTTGGGCACCCAAAAGTGAAGCCACCTCATATTACTGGTCATGAAATATCGGCAGAAATAGTTGAGGTAGGAAAGGGTGTAGAGGGCTATAAGGTTGGAGATAAAGTTTCGGTGATAACAGTTATTTCCTGCGGCCGCTGTCATTATTGCCGACGTGGCCTCCAAAATCTATGTCCCGAGCAGGAATATATCGGGTACCATTTTCCAGGGGGGTTTGCCGAGTACTTAAAAATTCCAAAAGCTGGCGTTGATAAAGGCAATTTACTCGTTTTGCCGCCAGATATGGATTTGCTTGAAGCTAGCTTGGTAGAACCGCTTTCCTGTGCTGTAAATGGACAATCCTATTTAAATATAGGATTTGGAGAAACTGTTTTAGTAATCGGATCTGGTCCTATCGGATGTATGCATGTTGAATTAGCCAAAAACCAAGGGGCCGGTAAGATCATCATTGCAGATATATCCGGGGAACGTTTGGATTTAGCCAAGCGAGTACAAGCCGATTACTACATAAACTCAGCAGAAAAGAACTTAAAAGATGAAGTATTGACTAAGACCGATGGTTTGGGAGCTGATGTTATCATCGTAGCAGCATCATCTGGAGCAGCTCAAGAGCAGGCTTTGGAGATGATCGCTCCACAAGGACGCATTAGCTTATTTGGTGGTTTACCCAAGGACAAACCAACCATCCAATTCAACAGCAACACTGTCCATTATAAAGAGGTAGGAGTGTTTGGAGTGTTTGCTTCTCATGCTTCTCAGTATGAAGAAGCAGCCAAACTGATTTATTCCAAGCGGATTAATGCCAAAGGTTTGATTACCCATGTAGTTCCTCTTGAAAAAGTCGTTGAGGGAATCCAGCTGGTCAAAGAAGGAAAAGCCTTGAAAGCGGTTGTGAGTTTTTTATAG